One bacterium DNA segment encodes these proteins:
- a CDS encoding EAL domain-containing protein, which yields MAEDENLPPGKQPSSRTLWLRLQTLLSDKISSLPTLPAKMAVVRAALEEYGAVGLIYLTIPRADDLEAVYGWQYLDEFIADIGTVLAKFHRTFLKPDDVVVVRDVQSTEFLLFVKPSAADRPEEVAPDRLETLKTQLIKYLQSERNADILRGHQQVNFLTATSRVIHNLLTRPERLVLAAVDETRRAAIAASETETRRQRETLQRIIVREEVDVLYQPILTLGELAVFGFEALSSAADGTGIANAEMLFALAAEANLSTQLDRVCRRRAFTDAQRWLGDARLFLNTDPRTIEELGTRDDALYHLFQSGGISPHRVVLEITERSAIGNLALFEATLNRLRDFGIGVAVDDAGAGYASLNTIARLRPDFLKFDMALVRGIDRDRVKQELLATVQELGHRVKARVIAEGIETEGELGTLTGAGVEFGQGYFLAKPKPASEIERFFPREPGRLLELAQADGDGGEPEEKGLES from the coding sequence ATGGCCGAAGACGAGAACCTCCCGCCGGGCAAACAACCGAGCAGCCGGACCCTGTGGCTCCGCCTCCAGACGCTGTTGTCGGATAAAATAAGTTCGCTGCCTACGCTGCCGGCGAAGATGGCGGTCGTCCGGGCCGCGCTCGAGGAGTACGGCGCCGTAGGCCTGATCTACCTGACGATCCCGCGGGCCGACGACCTCGAGGCGGTTTACGGCTGGCAATATCTGGACGAATTCATCGCCGACATAGGAACCGTCCTCGCCAAATTCCACCGGACGTTCCTCAAGCCCGACGACGTCGTCGTCGTACGCGACGTCCAATCCACCGAATTCCTTCTGTTCGTTAAGCCCTCCGCGGCGGATAGGCCGGAAGAGGTAGCCCCGGACCGGCTCGAAACCCTCAAGACGCAACTCATCAAATACCTGCAGTCGGAACGCAACGCCGACATCCTGCGAGGCCATCAGCAGGTAAACTTCCTCACGGCGACGTCGCGGGTCATCCACAACCTCTTAACCCGACCCGAGCGACTGGTCCTGGCCGCGGTGGACGAGACCCGCCGCGCGGCGATAGCGGCGTCCGAAACCGAGACCCGCCGCCAGCGTGAAACCCTCCAGCGTATTATCGTTCGCGAAGAAGTGGACGTCCTCTACCAACCCATCTTAACGCTGGGCGAACTCGCCGTCTTCGGTTTCGAAGCCCTCTCCTCCGCCGCGGACGGCACCGGCATCGCGAACGCCGAGATGCTCTTCGCGCTCGCCGCGGAGGCCAACCTGTCGACGCAGCTCGACCGCGTTTGTCGCCGGCGCGCCTTCACGGACGCCCAACGCTGGCTCGGGGACGCCCGGCTCTTCCTCAACACCGACCCCCGCACCATCGAGGAGCTCGGCACCCGCGACGACGCGCTATATCACCTCTTCCAGAGCGGCGGCATATCGCCCCACCGCGTCGTACTGGAAATAACCGAACGCTCCGCCATCGGGAACCTCGCCCTCTTCGAAGCCACCCTCAACCGCCTCCGCGACTTCGGCATCGGCGTAGCGGTGGACGACGCCGGCGCCGGGTACGCCAGCCTGAACACCATCGCCCGCCTTAGACCCGACTTCCTCAAGTTCGACATGGCGCTGGTGCGCGGCATCGACCGCGACCGCGTCAAGCAAGAGCTCCTGGCGACGGTCCAGGAGCTGGGGCACCGCGTCAAAGCCCGCGTTATCGCGGAAGGCATCGAAACGGAGGGGGAGCTCGGTACCCTGACGGGGGCGGGCGTGGAATTCGGCCAGGGCTACTTCCTGGCGAAGCCGAAGCCGGCCTCGGAGATAGAACGGTTCTTCCCCCGCGAGCCGGGGCGCTTGCTCGAACTCGCCCAAGCCGACGGGGACGGCGGCGAACCGGAGGAAAAAGGCCTTGAATCATAA
- a CDS encoding response regulator, with protein MNHKILVVDDEESVRHVVSYTLEQAGYAVDTAANGDECLDKVYSFQPDLVLLDLMMPTVDGWEVLRLLRSNPETEAVPVVLLTAKGEIHDIMFALQQGAADYITKPFGKQDLLERVSRVLE; from the coding sequence TTGAATCATAAAATTCTCGTAGTTGACGACGAGGAGAGCGTCCGGCACGTCGTATCCTACACGCTCGAGCAGGCGGGCTACGCCGTCGACACCGCCGCCAACGGCGACGAGTGCCTCGATAAAGTCTACTCCTTCCAACCGGACCTCGTCCTGCTGGACCTGATGATGCCCACGGTCGACGGTTGGGAAGTACTGCGGCTGTTGCGGTCCAACCCCGAGACCGAAGCCGTCCCCGTCGTCCTACTTACCGCCAAGGGCGAGATCCACGACATAATGTTCGCGTTGCAGCAGGGCGCGGCCGACTACATCACCAAACCCTTCGGCAAACAAGACCTGCTCGAGCGCGTATCGCGCGTCCTGGAATGA
- a CDS encoding rod shape-determining protein, whose amino-acid sequence MTPDMAMDLGTANTLVYVRGRGIVINEPSVVALDRAKREVLAVGHEAKEMLGKTPGSILAIRPMKDGVIADFRLAEEMIKYFIREARGKRGVFRPRVAICVPTGITDVERRAVRDSALHAGTREVILVEEPIAAAIGVGLPIHEPRGSMVVDVGGGTTEVAVLALEDIVTSTSIRVAGDEIDEAIDNYLKKAYNLLVGEQTAEKIKKTICSAYPLEREETMSVKGRDLVAGIPKTLTVSSREMRDAIREPVSQIIGAVRDTLEQTPPELASDIIDDGVVLCGGGSLLRGLDLVLNKETNLTIRLAENPLTCIVLGTGKVLEDPKKYEKVIIREV is encoded by the coding sequence GTGACTCCCGACATGGCGATGGACCTCGGCACCGCGAACACGTTGGTATACGTCCGCGGCCGGGGCATCGTGATAAACGAACCCTCGGTGGTGGCGCTCGACCGGGCGAAGCGCGAAGTGCTCGCCGTGGGGCACGAGGCCAAGGAGATGTTGGGGAAGACGCCCGGGTCGATCCTCGCGATACGGCCCATGAAGGACGGCGTCATCGCCGATTTCCGCCTGGCCGAGGAGATGATAAAGTATTTCATCCGCGAGGCGCGCGGTAAGCGGGGCGTCTTTCGGCCGCGGGTGGCGATATGCGTTCCGACCGGCATTACCGACGTCGAGCGGCGCGCGGTGCGGGATTCGGCGCTCCACGCCGGCACCCGGGAGGTCATCCTGGTGGAGGAGCCCATCGCCGCGGCCATAGGCGTCGGCCTCCCCATCCACGAGCCCCGCGGCAGTATGGTGGTTGACGTGGGCGGCGGCACGACCGAGGTGGCGGTCCTGGCGCTGGAGGACATCGTGACCAGCACCTCCATTCGCGTCGCCGGGGACGAGATCGACGAGGCGATAGATAATTACTTAAAAAAGGCTTACAACCTGCTGGTGGGCGAACAGACCGCCGAGAAGATAAAGAAGACCATATGTTCGGCGTACCCGCTCGAGCGCGAGGAGACCATGTCCGTCAAGGGGCGCGACCTCGTCGCCGGCATCCCCAAGACGCTGACGGTCTCCTCCCGCGAGATGCGGGACGCCATCCGCGAGCCGGTAAGCCAGATCATCGGCGCCGTCCGCGATACGCTCGAGCAGACGCCGCCGGAGTTGGCCTCCGACATTATAGACGACGGCGTCGTGCTCTGCGGGGGAGGCTCGCTTTTACGGGGCCTCGACCTGGTTTTAAATAAGGAGACCAACCTGACGATTCGGCTCGCCGAGAACCCCTTGACGTGCATCGTGCTCGGGACCGGCAAGGTCCTGGAAGACCCGAAGAAGTACGAGAAGGTTATCATCCGTGAAGTCTGA
- a CDS encoding metallophosphoesterase, whose protein sequence is MDRVAVIADSHDNLRMIRLAVAVINEWGADLVLHCGDYVAPFTAEPFRELNAPLRGVFGNNDGDRSALKKAYADIGEIHPDPHRFTFNGLSMLITHKPRVAREAAAGAGYDLIAFGHDHHVRVEHGESLVICPGELGGWVTGRASIALVEVRIGNVDIEYL, encoded by the coding sequence ATGGACCGCGTCGCCGTCATAGCGGATTCGCACGACAACCTACGCATGATCCGGTTGGCCGTCGCCGTCATCAACGAGTGGGGCGCCGACCTCGTCCTGCACTGCGGCGACTACGTGGCGCCGTTCACCGCGGAACCGTTCCGCGAGCTCAACGCGCCCTTGCGCGGCGTCTTCGGCAACAACGACGGCGACCGCTCCGCCCTTAAAAAGGCGTACGCCGACATAGGAGAGATACACCCCGACCCCCATCGCTTCACCTTCAACGGCCTTTCGATGCTCATTACCCACAAGCCGCGGGTGGCGCGCGAGGCCGCGGCCGGCGCCGGCTACGACCTCATCGCCTTCGGCCACGACCACCACGTCCGCGTCGAACACGGCGAGTCCCTCGTGATCTGCCCGGGCGAGCTCGGCGGCTGGGTCACGGGGCGCGCGAGCATCGCGCTGGTCGAGGTCCGGATAGGTAACGTCGATATCGAATACCTGTAG
- the ispE gene encoding 4-(cytidine 5'-diphospho)-2-C-methyl-D-erythritol kinase, which yields MKEAKFEVEAYAKVNVCLLVAGRRADGYHDVATVMAPLELADTLTVAVKAGRGVNVSCEGAGVPTGERNLAGQAALAFLAAANVDARVDVHLTKNVPVGAGLGGGSSDAAATLKALNQHFGRPLGEDALWQLARRLGSDVPFFLRPGWGFATGRGDFVTPVRGPAGVPLLLAGPHRSVQTTRVYKALTADEYAPHAYALWRVLARLDGPPAAWWPAGENSLERPALRAFPFLEELKEALAELGVDGARLSGSGGAFAAPATDGEKAAAAAAELTARGYWAAITATR from the coding sequence ATGAAGGAAGCTAAATTCGAGGTCGAGGCGTACGCCAAGGTCAACGTGTGCCTGCTGGTCGCCGGGCGGCGTGCCGACGGTTACCACGACGTCGCGACCGTGATGGCGCCGCTCGAGCTGGCGGACACGCTGACGGTCGCGGTCAAGGCCGGGCGCGGCGTCAACGTGAGCTGCGAAGGCGCCGGCGTCCCGACGGGCGAGCGCAACCTCGCGGGCCAGGCGGCGCTGGCGTTCCTGGCGGCGGCGAACGTCGACGCCCGCGTCGACGTTCATTTGACCAAGAACGTACCGGTCGGCGCCGGCCTGGGCGGCGGCTCGAGCGACGCCGCGGCCACGTTGAAAGCCTTGAACCAACACTTCGGCCGGCCGCTGGGCGAGGACGCGCTGTGGCAGCTCGCCCGCCGGCTGGGCAGCGACGTCCCGTTCTTCCTCCGCCCCGGGTGGGGGTTCGCGACCGGGCGAGGCGACTTCGTCACACCCGTGCGGGGGCCCGCCGGCGTTCCACTCCTGCTGGCCGGACCGCACCGCAGCGTACAAACCACCCGCGTTTACAAAGCGCTCACGGCCGACGAATACGCGCCCCACGCCTACGCGCTGTGGCGGGTGCTGGCCCGCCTCGACGGGCCGCCGGCGGCGTGGTGGCCTGCGGGCGAAAATTCGCTGGAGCGCCCGGCGCTGCGCGCCTTCCCCTTCCTCGAAGAACTTAAAGAGGCGCTGGCCGAGCTCGGCGTGGACGGCGCGCGGTTAAGCGGCTCGGGCGGGGCGTTCGCGGCGCCGGCTACCGACGGCGAAAAGGCCGCGGCCGCGGCCGCGGAACTGACCGCCCGCGGCTACTGGGCCGCGATAACGGCCACGCGATAA